One Roseimaritima multifibrata DNA window includes the following coding sequences:
- the ruvA gene encoding Holliday junction branch migration protein RuvA produces MITKITGPLVAVSAEAVSIEVPPFEYEVMVGDYTRRQLQAEVNNTIRLHTLDYIDGNAQGGRLTPKLIGFQTLPERQFFDLFCSVDGVGVKKALRAMVRPVHELAVYIEQQDAKQLSALPGIGPATSERIIAKLRRKMPRFALMVARSEIAEVMDGAAGVAGDTFDALLALGHSEADARKLIDEAVESGKKFKDTEAMLTAIYQKRQ; encoded by the coding sequence TTGATCACGAAAATCACTGGGCCGTTGGTGGCTGTTTCCGCCGAGGCCGTTTCGATCGAAGTACCTCCTTTTGAGTACGAAGTGATGGTCGGCGATTACACGCGCCGTCAGCTTCAGGCAGAGGTGAACAACACGATCCGCTTGCATACTTTGGACTACATCGACGGGAATGCTCAAGGCGGGCGTTTGACGCCCAAGTTGATCGGATTTCAGACGCTGCCTGAAAGACAGTTTTTTGATCTGTTTTGCAGTGTCGATGGCGTCGGTGTAAAAAAAGCGTTGCGAGCGATGGTGCGTCCGGTCCATGAATTGGCCGTCTATATCGAACAGCAGGATGCCAAGCAGTTGTCCGCCTTGCCGGGAATCGGACCCGCGACCAGCGAACGGATCATCGCCAAGCTGCGCCGGAAGATGCCGCGATTTGCATTGATGGTTGCACGCAGCGAAATCGCCGAAGTGATGGATGGAGCAGCCGGTGTCGCCGGAGATACTTTTGATGCCTTGCTTGCCCTGGGCCATAGCGAAGCGGACGCCAGAAAACTGATCGATGAAGCGGTTGAATCTGGCAAAAAATTCAAAGACACCGAGGCGATGCTAACAGCGATTTATCAAAAGCGTCAGTAA
- a CDS encoding class I SAM-dependent rRNA methyltransferase yields MKLPSIIVKPSRQFPFLARHPWVHSSSLAESKEVYPLGQEVDLVQHDGTWLARGLYNPSSGLKVRLYSWDRNQNLDTDFFTTKVDQAIARRRLAGFLPGDPQATLEGVLTASRLIFSEADGLSGLIVDQYADYLVVQIAAGVIQLRQEAILDFLQERLKPQAIFLRTDAKTAQKEGIEQQEGLVRGTAPEGAILYQQNGLQLAVDLLHGQKTGGYLDQRDNHAAAARYLVGRRVLDVCCYAGGFGLVAAAAGAAHVIGVDSSEKALDLAAANAARNQLTNLSFEKADCFDYLAKADRPEVDAVILDPPRFAGSRRQVDAALRAYTKLNRDAIRGLPAGGILVTNSCSGSVSRSDFMNMLVNVGRKENRDITVLETRTAAADHPLRISCPESDYLKCFICEVQ; encoded by the coding sequence GTGAAATTGCCTAGCATCATTGTTAAACCCTCACGTCAGTTCCCCTTCTTGGCTCGGCATCCGTGGGTTCATTCCAGTTCGCTTGCGGAATCGAAAGAGGTTTATCCGCTGGGCCAAGAGGTCGATTTGGTTCAGCACGACGGCACCTGGTTAGCGCGAGGCTTGTACAACCCATCAAGCGGACTGAAGGTCCGGCTGTACAGCTGGGATCGTAATCAGAACTTGGATACCGATTTTTTCACCACCAAAGTCGATCAGGCGATCGCTCGACGCCGGTTGGCAGGTTTCCTGCCGGGCGACCCGCAAGCAACTTTGGAAGGCGTTCTAACCGCGTCGCGTCTGATTTTTAGCGAAGCGGACGGTTTGAGCGGATTGATTGTCGATCAGTACGCCGACTACTTGGTGGTTCAGATTGCCGCCGGTGTGATTCAATTGCGTCAGGAAGCGATTCTGGATTTCCTACAGGAGCGGTTAAAGCCTCAGGCTATTTTTCTGCGAACCGACGCCAAGACGGCGCAGAAAGAAGGGATCGAGCAGCAAGAGGGATTGGTCCGTGGGACGGCACCTGAGGGCGCCATCCTTTATCAACAGAACGGGTTGCAATTGGCCGTCGATCTACTGCACGGGCAGAAAACGGGCGGTTATTTAGATCAGCGGGACAATCACGCTGCGGCGGCTAGGTATTTGGTTGGCCGGCGCGTTCTGGACGTCTGCTGTTATGCCGGCGGGTTTGGGTTGGTGGCCGCTGCCGCCGGGGCAGCGCATGTGATCGGAGTCGACAGCAGCGAGAAAGCGCTCGATTTGGCCGCCGCCAATGCGGCGCGAAATCAGCTGACGAATCTAAGCTTTGAAAAAGCCGATTGTTTTGACTATTTGGCCAAAGCGGACCGACCGGAAGTGGACGCCGTGATCCTTGATCCGCCACGATTTGCTGGTTCACGTCGGCAGGTGGACGCGGCACTACGGGCTTACACGAAATTGAATCGAGACGCGATTCGTGGGCTGCCTGCCGGTGGGATTCTTGTCACCAACAGCTGTAGCGGGAGCGTCAGCCGCAGCGATTTTATGAACATGTTGGTGAATGTTGGCAGAAAAGAAAATCGAGATATCACGGTTCTCGAAACCCGTACCGCTGCCGCCGACCATCCGCTTCGGATTTCCTGTCCCGAATCGGATTACTTAAAGTGCTTCATTTGTGAAGTCCAGTAG
- a CDS encoding 3-keto-disaccharide hydrolase, whose amino-acid sequence MNLPKYAFLTACCLSLTALPSLNGEEYLNGIKWEAPPIVDPGATNASPPSDAIVLFDGSNLSQWENGENWPVRDGIAFSGKGQIVSKESFGDCQLHVEWSAPTPAKGTGQDRGNSGIFMMGTYELQVLDSYENETYHDGQAGAIYKQTPPQVNAMRKPGEWNTYDIFWTAPRFAEDGSLESPAYITAIHNGVLIQNHFALKGDTPYHRPPAYNKHPEKGPIAIQDHGNPVRFRNIWIRETKPTVGTQEREPFLRDGDKETPIKE is encoded by the coding sequence ATGAACCTTCCGAAATATGCGTTCCTAACAGCTTGCTGCCTTTCTCTCACAGCCCTTCCATCGCTAAACGGTGAAGAGTATTTAAACGGAATCAAATGGGAGGCCCCCCCGATCGTCGACCCCGGTGCAACCAACGCCTCTCCCCCTTCCGATGCGATTGTCCTCTTTGATGGCAGCAACCTATCGCAGTGGGAAAATGGCGAAAACTGGCCGGTCCGCGACGGGATCGCATTTTCGGGAAAAGGCCAGATTGTTTCGAAAGAGTCGTTCGGTGATTGCCAGTTGCATGTGGAATGGTCTGCTCCTACCCCGGCGAAAGGAACCGGACAGGACCGAGGCAACAGCGGTATTTTCATGATGGGCACCTACGAACTTCAGGTGCTTGATTCCTACGAGAACGAAACCTATCACGACGGCCAAGCAGGTGCGATCTACAAGCAAACGCCTCCGCAAGTGAACGCGATGCGCAAACCAGGCGAGTGGAACACCTATGACATTTTCTGGACCGCCCCGCGTTTTGCCGAAGATGGCAGCCTGGAATCACCAGCCTACATCACCGCAATCCATAACGGTGTGCTGATCCAGAACCACTTCGCGTTAAAAGGGGACACCCCGTACCACCGTCCGCCAGCTTACAACAAGCATCCCGAAAAAGGTCCAATCGCGATCCAAGATCACGGTAACCCGGTCCGCTTTCGGAATATCTGGATTCGCGAAACCAAACCGACCGTCGGCACTCAAGAACGCGAACCCTTTCTCCGCGACGGCGACAAAGAAACCCCGATCAAAGAGTAA
- the ruvC gene encoding crossover junction endodeoxyribonuclease RuvC: MGIDPGLNVTGYGVIESRGASVRLLEAGIIRTKRGQTMAQRLLELHNGLTEVVEAHHPHVMALEQLFSHYQRPRTAILMGHARGVITLVAGQAEIAVDSFEPTKVKKLMTGNGRAPKHQIQLAVKIQLKLRSIPEPADVADALAIAICGHHESRIGINLRNSL, from the coding sequence CTGGGGATTGACCCGGGGTTGAATGTCACCGGTTACGGAGTCATTGAATCTCGGGGGGCCTCGGTTCGTTTATTGGAAGCGGGGATCATTCGTACCAAGCGTGGGCAGACGATGGCCCAACGGTTGTTGGAACTGCACAATGGTCTGACCGAAGTTGTCGAGGCCCATCATCCGCATGTGATGGCGCTTGAACAGTTGTTTTCGCACTACCAACGCCCTCGGACCGCGATCTTGATGGGGCATGCCCGGGGCGTGATCACGTTGGTCGCTGGCCAAGCGGAGATCGCTGTCGACAGTTTTGAACCGACCAAAGTTAAGAAGTTGATGACCGGAAACGGTCGTGCGCCGAAACATCAGATTCAGTTAGCCGTAAAAATCCAGTTGAAACTCCGTTCGATCCCCGAGCCGGCCGATGTCGCCGATGCACTGGCGATAGCCATCTGTGGCCATCACGAAAGCCGGATTGGGATTAACCTGCGAAATTCCCTCTAA